The genomic region tggtctggcgaatgacaactgaaattatcttcccaagtattttctactggcattgtagtattaccagttggatgacaaaatacagtagcctagcctagttgcttaggtacttgtcgcaatctcagagcagaaaccgggtaatccaatttgaatcgtgttgatgctttgtttcttgactttatttcttgatctattcccgttttaggtagttattctgatgaatgaggcgaccaaaacagggttaatgcttttattgcaagctccaaaaagaaggctactttactgcccgcctgaaAAGTTGGTCGCAAACTGGTAATTCTGaggtgacgtgaaaactatgaaagccaattaccgtaaatattgtaaggttcagtcttcaaatctgacatgtagactgaacatttaacatttacatttacatttacatttaacatttaacatttacatttagcatttacatttaacatttacatttaacatttatatataacattgaacatttacgtttatatttaacatttacatttacatttaacatttacatttatatttaacatttacatttagatgaaacatttatattattcaacaactttgtgttactgccaaacattattcttacatgaatatctctctaaatgtttgaaaaagtgacatttgaatattgttgtgcttttttccccatatgataatgctaaatgtaccaaaactgagcagggttttagaacgtgcaacattttacaaacggcgccccatacatATGGACTACTCTGGGAGCTCTGGTGTTTTTTAGTAGGATGCCATAAACGGAAGTTTACTATTACAAAACCTGTGCTTTACTCTAACATCTGAGCCCAAAAAGCTGTGCTTTGCTCTAATATCTGAGCCCAAAAAGCAGATGTGTACTCAGAAAACAAGGCCTCATGCCTGCCCTACACACCTATGGAGAATAACACCTTTCCATGCAGTCACTTGAAAGGAGCAAAATGGTAGCATTTAGCTCTTCAGAGCTTTGTTTACTTTACGACACGTTTAAACATCTTGAGGTGATTGTTTAGGTTTTTTAGCTCAGGCAGTCCTTTGAGAGACCTGCAGCATATGATTTTTCTTTCTGAATGTTGCTGATGTTGCCAGTGTTATTGCTAAACGTGAGGTGGAGTCAGATTGCCTGTTGGTTTACCGTGAGTGCTGTGTGCAATAGATAGGATGACACAGCTGTTTCTGCGATTCAGGAACTGCTCGCAGGTCAACTGCCGTCATCATGCCGCCACCTGATACTTGATAAAGCTCATTGGATGGAATGCTCTTAGGTCCAAGAAATAACCAATCACAAGTAGGTTTTGTTTAGCAGCAGAGCTCTAAAGGCGGGCTGTCATTGGTcagtggttggtgtgtgtttgttgctcaCTATGCGAACACTATCAAGTCTGTTGTGGATATCTCGTCACTGTCAAGTGATCCACCTATGTCAGTTTGGTCAGAAATAAAAGACAGGGCATTGACTCATTGGCTTCTGCTATCAGTATCTATTTGTATCTATCAGTATCTATTTGTAAGCACATAGTAATCATACCAGTACcaggcggcagtggtacagtaggtagagaagtcgtttagtaatcagcaggttgctagttcgattccctgtcgaagcgtccttgagcaagacactgaacccctaattgctcctgatgtgcattgtgccatcagtgtaaatgtaaaatgtgtatacagccttgtaagtcgctttggataaaagcgtctgctaaatgactaaatgtaaatgtaaatgtaaataccaGTATCTCAGTGTTTAGTACCATCAGAGAAGGATCCGTAATCATGGAGTTGGATTCAGTTGCAACTGTACTTTTATATAAAGttgtgtttctcctgtgtcATAACGGCATACTGATTTGACTTATGGTGGCTTTGTTGTTGATATGTTCTTGTCCCAATGGCCCATGTGACTCATGGCTAAGCATTTATAGTTTGTGTTTAGTGAATGGTGTACCAAGACTGTGGGAATGCTTGCGCAATTTCTTAGAAGGAGGCCCTACACATGATATGACAGCAACATCTACTGAGGGACACAATAACACATGTTCATGAAGCCGCATGAGTGTGAACATCGTAGACCTGCTTATTACAgcttgaaaacacaaacaccacgcaATACTTTTTCTAGTatcacaaatattttttttcctgaggTGAAAAGGCTTGATTTCATATGAAAGGAACATGACGTAACCCCcgaaggaagagagacagagacggagacggagcgagagagagagagagagagagggagatagagagagatggagattggcaggcagtcagagagagagagagaaagagaaggaggttgacagggtgtcagagagagagagagagagaaaggggagaggggtgccctcacccacccccttcactccacccctccccaccccccacccccctggtcTGATGCCTGCTGGTGGAATGCTGTGTGACTGGTATTTTTAGACCTGGCCAGTTGAAATAGTAACACTCAGGCCTCATTCAACATAAACACAACTTGCTCTCCCTCCATGTGGCTATGAACTGGTGAGCAGGATAGCACTGAAAGCTTAATTTGAGCCATAGGCTACAGTGACCACATCAGCAGCCCAGCAGCAGAGAGACCATCCACTGAACCCCGCACACAAAGTCTCCAGGGGTCCATGTTAGAAAGCAGAACCTGTGAGACTTCTGAGGAGGACCGTGGAACAAGGATAAGGTAAGGAGggtcccatcacacactcatgcaaatgtatgtttgttgtgtgtgagctggagaggagatagagagttTAGTTGACAGTTAATGAGAAAGCAAGAAAGCGAAGTATTGTGATGAATTATTTAGAATTGGCGAGGATTGTTCCTTAGCAGCAGTAGGACTGTTGTTATAGAAATGGCATTTCCATGGAAGTCTTTACAGGTATGGTGATGGTTTTGTAACAGCTGATCACATTATTCAAAAATGAACAATTTGTCATGTCAGATAGGCCAGTTTTACCAATATAACTTGTTTGTTAGTGTTAGTGCTGCGAGTCGAAATATGCAATGTCATAGGCGTATACCACTGTTACTGGAGACTATGTTTTGTCCATGAGCACCTTGTCATGGAATGCCCTGCTTTTTGGCAGGGACCTGTAGTGATAACTGTGGCTTATGATTTATAGAGGTCATACGTGCTTGGAGACTCGATGGCAATGGAATATGTGGCACCTCACAGGCTTTGAACTGGTCTGGCAGAGGTTGGCTTGATCCACCGAGGCTTCTGTCTTAGAGAGAGTCTGGGAGTCTGGGCAATGTGGAGGGCACACAGTGGAGGGTGTGACTGTGCGATTGCCTTTGTCAGAGAGGCAGACGGAGGAGCTGCGTTTTTGCCACCATTGTTTGCATTGTTTGACTGTTTATCTAGGGTTATTTTTATGCCGTCTGTCGCAGGGCCTCGTTAGAGCCTCTAACGCTTCGCTCTCCGTGTTGTTCTAAAGATTAGCGGAAGAGCCAGTGCAGCAGCTGACTTACTCGCTCGCTTCCTGGCCCTCCAGACAGAAGCGTCGCAGGAGACACACTTAGTACCCCCTGTCATGCGCTTCTTTCGAGTTCCTCGTTTTTTAATCTGTGCCATTTAACTAATGACACGCTGCATCGCGGCACTTCACTCTTACTTTATATTACTTTTTAAACTTAGGACTGGGCTTTGTTGTCAGTTGTTACTTTATGCTATCGCTAACCCTTCAGGTTTGTTCTGTGACCTACTTAAATGCATTCCTTGGCACTCAACCAATCGAGATCTATAGTTACAAATTTTCATTTCGCACCACGATAGATGATTCCCAGGCTCTTAAACAACATTATCTAGTCCAAGCTGGAGCTAGCAGGAAGGGATCTGGCTGACCCACGTACATGCCCAGAAGGATCATGTGGGGATCACACTCCTGTGAGGTCAGGCCTGTGAAATGTCACCCCCCGCATGTCTGGACTGGTGGGCTGGAACTATGGAAGAGAAACAAACACCGTCTCCTGGTAGAATCTCTGACGCAACCTCCCTATCGCTGTCATGCGGTCGATGGTGAAACCCCCCAGCATGGGTTGCTTCAGAGTCACACCAAAGGGGGTGGGCTCTTCAGCAGAACGCAGGTACCAGAACATGATTAATGACCTTTAGGGAGTCTTGATGGGAGGCCAGACCAGCAGGCTATTAACATGTGTGTTCCAAGTAACGGCGGCACATTCATGCTAGTTCTATATGTTGCTGATCTCAAATTAACCCTTGCGCATGGGTGGGTAGCTCATGCTGGCTCAGATGCCGCTGAAACTGCATCCAGTTTATTGTATAAAGCTCTGAATTGTGATGTCCCTTGACTGTTGGACAGGTTGAAGGGGGTGAAGAGTTGTGAGTGAGGAGTTGTGTTTCTTAAGCTCAGCCGTCATCACTAGAGGTGTTTAGTAGAGTTGAACCACAACTGCCTAATCATCCATTTTAAAAGCCCAACAACTTAACAGTAGAATACAACTAAACATAAATGCAAAGCTGTTTCTGAAGCTTGACTGGTTGTAACAATGCAAGGGATAATCTGCACACTTTCTCTGAGTTGCTTTGGATTAAAGTGTTCAGTCGATTCCCAAACTGGAAGTGTATGCCACATGGGGCCATGTTGTGGCAAACGCCTTTTCCCCTCTTGACATGAACATGGCGTTAAGCGCCTTTTCCCCTCCTGATATGAACATGGCGTTAAGCGCCTTTTCCCCTCTTGACATGAACATGGCGTTAAGTTGGAGGAATCTATCTGTACATCGCTGTAACCGGATCATCACCAAGAATGTGAACAATTTCACACCAGCAGTGTTCCGGAACAGCTGTGGGAGAGACAGTGTTGGGCTTGTTGGTTTAAATATAGCCATTGTTATTGAATTTGACTAACTTTGCCTTCCGCCCCTCTCCCCACACCATTGCACAGAATGGTAAATCAGTTACTCTTCCTTTAAAGAATATTGGACCAGTAAAGTAAAGTAGTAAGACTGTTCATAGTAAGACGAGTAAAGACACGCACATTTGTtcagggtcagtgtgtgtctattttaCTATAGCTGGCTGTAGTCCACTGAAAGGGTGCTTTTAGTCATGCCCAAATGCTAATGGCAACCCAAATCAGGAAGGTAGTCTGCTGGGACGTATCAATGGTCATCTCCAATGACCTCCTGTGGCGTGACCTGCAGACACAAGTGCATGTGATGCATGCTGGCTCACTTCAGTGGAATGTAATAGGGACCTTTCCAGATTAGGCTGCTAACTTTCACTTTAATGACCATCATCAGAGGAACTGAGGAGTAGTGATGGATAGACACGTGGAAGGCAGGCTTTTGATGGCACTCAGACAAATACTTTCATGGAAAGGGCACATAGGCCTGGCAACAACTTCTCAGGAGGTGATcgaggaaaaaaataaagtcTTAAAGAAACAGATCCAGAGAAATGGCACTTTTCAACTGAGAAAAGAAATACAGTTTATCTGAGTGTTTTTATCTGCTTGGATAGCTGGTATTACTATAAAGTTTTCAGCGCCCCATTTCAGTAGAACATATTCATGATTTTATGGTCTCCTTGAATCGTAGTTGGGAGATGATTGACTCAAGGCATGGCGGGGAATCCAACCTGCATCACAAATCCACAGATTCCTGGACAAGCTTTTAAACTGTTCTTGGAGAGACATCTTCTTTCAAGCAACAGAACCCTGGGAAGGTATTTAAAACTCTAAACTATATTCAAACACCTCTGTAGTTGTTTCGAGTTTTGTCTTCACATTCTCTGATGTGTTTCATGTTGACGCCGAGGACATGCATTTCTGTCCCCTTCCAGTTCTGTCTACTCGTATGCAGTCTGTGCTCCTTCCTGGCAGTCCTGGACGCTACATTCCTGGAATTGTCCTTTCATATATATTAGGTAATAAGATGCTTAAATAAGACTTTTAGAAgatacaatataatataatataagtgTATAGCATGGATCATGTATCATCTGTAATCTGGCTAAATAAGATCCACTTGCCAAGTAAACATCTGTAATGTAAGTCCCATTAAATACTCTAAAGTGTATTTTGGTGGAATCTGATACTTACATTTTCATCAAGTAAGTAAATGACGTTGCAGGTTTTAAGGGTTAATGGCTATATGTATCTAAACGAGCTTCTTCATTTCAGAAATGGCCCAGCCAGGGGGCTTGCCGTGGCATTCTGAGGAATGGTAACCAATTGACGACTTTTGGTCACGCTGTCTCTGGTTTCCCGATGTTCCCCTACAGTCAGCGCTTTGGGTGGCAGTCTGGCGGAGGTGTGATATGTGTTAATAGGCTTCTCCCTTCTGTTCTTTGATCCCAGTTCTGGGGCATCTTCCTGTGGCCCCGGGTGTCGTCCACATGACTTTGGACTGTGGGTCGAACCAGTTTCTGCAAGAAACTGGACTTTGGGCCTGGGACAGTTCCTTCAGAAGATCAAAGAGAACCATGGTAATACACTTCCCAtctaaaacacgcacacaaacccacaccaaACACTCCCAGATGCAAACTCAAAAGATATGAACACAAATGTAAATGACTGTAATAGCCTTAAAGTGGAAATTGTTTCTGCTTGTGTTGAATTAGAGAAGCGACTCCTCCAGTCACAGGTTGAAAGAGAGTGCATCGAGGCGGatctgtcttctctcttccccaagGTCAGTTTGACACGGTCTCCATCACATGATTCCGCATTTGACAGTCAACTCACATGTCACATGTGTCTTCAAGTATCAGACTACTATTACTTTAACATTGACCTTCGCTGGTCCTCAGTGCTACATAGTACAAATATCAGGGATAACTAGGCTACAGTGAACTCGGTGTGGATTGTGTGAGACCCATGTGGTTATGAAAATCTATATCTAATCTGAAGGTGAAGGACCCAACAGGTCATTTAGGAAGGCAGTACAGAGGCACTTAAAACAAAGGAACCTATCAAAACAGACCGATTTTGTGTGGATCTTGACTAAACTTCCTAATGCTGTTCTATGCTAAGATAAGCAAACAACTTGATTAACTCTAAAGTTAAAATATTTGAACCCAACACATATCAGCTTCCGCATGGCAATACTGTCCTTCAGATTTTCTCTGTTGCCTCTTCACTGACCCATCTTTCTGGTATTGTCCCTTAAAGATGGACTCCACCGTGTACAAGGAGCTTTCCCTATCAGACACAGAGCCCTCCGAAGTGACCTGGACAGAAAACACCTTCAACCTGTCCGAAGggcacacaccacaaacagagAACTCAGAAGGTGAGCTGGACCATGTTTTTTCAACTTCTTATGCTCTTAGCTTCTTAGCTCTTCTGGATCGACAGATGACTGAATAGTTTCATGAATAATGTTAGTGTTGGGTACAATGAATGTGCAAAAAGCAAATCATTGGTCATCAGAGGTCTGTTAAAACACCTGAGAACAGCCATGACGTTGTCGTATCTCTGTCATCTCGCCTCAGACCTGGACCGACCCAGCGACCACGAGGAGGTGTTTGCTGGAGGTCTCCAGACTTCCCATCTCTGGATAACGGTCTGGGGTCCAACggcgacgacgacgacgacctCAGCATCGgcctgccctcccctgctctgACGAAGCCAAAACAGAAACATAGGGCAGCCCTGATGGCGGAGCAGCCCCTAGACCCAACCCTGCAGCTGATGGAGTGCATGGCCGGCGAAGTCATCACGGCCGCAGTCACCGCTGCCATCCAGGAGCGGCTGGAGGCGGCTTTCCCCGCCCCCGTGGAAGCCCCCTGCCTTCCTTCTCTTCGTCATCCTCCGCCTCCACCCCACCCGCCGCGTTGGCCCAGGCTCTGACCGAAGACTCCGACAGCGATGCGGAGGACTTTGAGCTGCTGGACCAGGCCGAGCTGGAGCAACTGGAGGGGGAGCTGGGTCTGGAGAGGGCGGGGGGCCACGGAGCCCAACCCAAAGCCAGTAGGCCCTCGGGGTTCCTCTCCAAACTCCTGGGGCGTCCCTGATCAGGCAGAGGATTGTTGGGGGAAATATTTAGCCAGAGATTGTGAACGGCTGATCGGTGGGTGTGCAGGTTGAAAAGTGATGATTTTCCTAGTTGTTATTACTTTAATAAGAGGTGAGATTTGATGCACTGTGAGGGCTCTTGATCTGGTTTGATCTAGGAGATTTCGGTCCATGTTCATTTTTTCCCCAGAATGGGTGTCTTAACACTACAAGAGCGATTTCAGTGGTTTAGCAATCTGGGGGTAGGAATTTCATGGTACTGTTATGCTGCCAAATAAACAATATATTCACTGATATGGTCATTAGACCCATTGTAGTGCTACAAACTACCCCAGAATGTATGTCAGGAAAGTCATCactttttattttgcattttattttctaattttgtatttcctttttttccattaAGTTTTGACCTGTTGTAAGTTAGAAAAATGTAGCGGAAAGCTTTAGATCTCTATGTTTTCTTATATATATGCaaatgcatatatatttatgtgtatatgcatgcataGCTCTGTTTCAACTGTAAACATTTTTATGTGTACTTGCACCTTAATATGTGATTGATACAGCTAGGCACTTGAAATCAAAGGTATTAGAAACTGGATCTTGTGCAATTATAATGCCATTAAACCTTTCTTGAATGTAATTTGTTGATCTTTTcttttgtcatgtctgtgtttttatgaaGAAATGTAtcactgtatgtatgttaaaTTAGGGATGGGATTAGGATGAGATGGTTGTGTTAACTACATTTTCAAAGGAAGATTTTCTGGTCTTTCAGAGAAAATCAGGGAAGCAATGTACATACAGACGGGCAACAGAGTAAAGGAAAAACCAACAGAAAGCGTCTCAGTAAGGTGTTGGGCCAACACAAGCCATCAGAACAGCTTCAATGCGTCttggttctctggttctcttGGGTCGCTTGGTATCttggttctctggttctcttGGTTCTCTTGGTTCTACAAGGTTCTGGCACTCCACTGGAGGGGTGGAACACCATTCTTCCATAAGATTTTCCCTCATTTGGTGttttgatgatggtgatggagagCGCTGTCTAGCATGCCTGTCCACAGCCTCCCATAGGTGTAactgggttgagatctggtgaaTGCGAAGGCCTTATTACATGACTCACaccattctcattctcatcaaACCATTCAGTGACCCCTCGTGCCCTATGCGGGCATTATTATCCTGAAAGAGATCACTGTTTCATTATAGGATAAAGTAATCGCACAGAACAACACTGTATTGATTTGCAGTGACCTTTTCCTTTAAGGAGCCAAGTGGACCCAAACCATGCCAGCAAAATGCCCCCCACAGCATAACAGAGCCATCGGATCCCCCTCACTGTTGGTGTACACCACACATGCCCTTGCCCACAAACTGAGAATATGGTGAAGGATGACTCATCTGACCACACCACATCTCTGCAGACCAGtgcctatgtttttttttcatcactgaACTCTCAAATGTGTTTTCATCTTTTGTAACGAGGGGTTTATGCGCCGCAAACCTACTATAATATCCCTCACTATGTCATTGCTGACGGATTGTTCTTGCTGACACAGTCTGATCACGTCCGCATTGACATTCTCAGTCCCCCTGAGGAAGAGTTGctcttctgtttttctaaacgtaccacactaatgcacacact from Clupea harengus chromosome 25, Ch_v2.0.2, whole genome shotgun sequence harbors:
- the retreg1 gene encoding LOW QUALITY PROTEIN: reticulophagy regulator 1 (The sequence of the model RefSeq protein was modified relative to this genomic sequence to represent the inferred CDS: inserted 2 bases in 2 codons) codes for the protein MVISNDLLWRDLQTQQQNPGKFCLLVCSLCSFLAVXGRYIPGIVLSYILEMAQPGGLPWHSEECSGASSCGPGCRPHDFGLWVEPVSARNWTLGLGQFLQKIKENHEKRLLQSQVERECIEADLSSLFPKMDSTVYKELSLSDTEPSEVTWTENTFNLSEGHTPQTENSEDLDRPSDHEEVFAGGLXDFPSLDNGLGSNGDDDDDLSIGLPSPALTKPKQKHRAALMAEQPLDPTLQLMECMAGEVITAAVTAAIQERLEAAFPAPVEAPCLPSLHSDSDAEDFELLDQAELEQLEGELGLERAGGHGAQPKASRPSGFLSKLLGRP